Proteins from one Mesotoga infera genomic window:
- a CDS encoding DUF4268 domain-containing protein translates to MPALGRIERVDDLRTIWQHETHDFSKWLAQEENLVLLSEAIGIDIVFEELESPVGGFNVDLYGTEDGTGRKIIIENQLEDTNHDHLGKIITYASGKGAEVIVWIVKRARDEHKQAVEWINQHTDENIGFFLIEIELWRINDSLPAPKFNVIERPNDWSKIVKASEGLSDTKKLQLDFWQAFCDYAFARPEFSRAFSKRKASPQHWYDLSVGNSAYHIALTANTQKKRLGVEIYIDDDKERFEKFRANKDAIEEELGSSIEWRTANKACRILVLRDGDIKKGESAWPKQFDWLCDMALKLRNIAKKYDN, encoded by the coding sequence ATGCCAGCGCTGGGTAGAATTGAACGCGTAGATGATTTACGAACAATCTGGCAACATGAGACGCATGACTTTTCCAAATGGTTAGCTCAAGAAGAGAATCTGGTCCTACTTAGTGAAGCAATCGGTATTGATATTGTTTTCGAAGAACTAGAATCTCCTGTTGGAGGGTTCAATGTCGATCTCTATGGAACTGAAGACGGCACAGGTCGGAAAATCATTATCGAAAACCAGCTGGAAGATACAAACCATGACCACTTGGGTAAGATAATCACCTACGCTTCAGGTAAGGGAGCCGAAGTGATTGTGTGGATTGTCAAAAGAGCAAGAGATGAGCACAAACAAGCAGTTGAGTGGATTAACCAACACACAGACGAGAATATTGGATTCTTCTTAATAGAAATTGAGCTTTGGAGAATAAACGATTCTTTGCCAGCCCCGAAATTCAATGTAATTGAACGTCCCAATGATTGGTCTAAGATTGTGAAGGCATCTGAAGGGTTGTCCGATACCAAGAAACTTCAGCTGGACTTCTGGCAGGCGTTTTGTGATTATGCTTTTGCTAGACCAGAATTCTCAAGAGCCTTCTCAAAACGGAAGGCAAGTCCTCAACACTGGTACGACTTGAGTGTGGGAAACTCTGCTTATCACATCGCTCTTACCGCCAATACGCAGAAGAAGCGACTGGGAGTAGAGATTTATATCGATGATGATAAAGAACGATTTGAGAAATTCAGAGCGAATAAGGATGCCATTGAAGAAGAACTTGGAAGTTCGATTGAATGGCGTACAGCAAATAAGGCGTGTCGAATCCTTGTTCTGCGAGATGGTGATATAAAGAAAGGCGAAAGCGCTTGGCCCAAACAATTCGATTGGCTCTGCGATATGGCATTGAAGCTTCGCAACATTGCGAAAAAGTATGACAACTAA
- the brxL gene encoding protease Lon-related BREX system protein BrxL, with protein MELDALDLKVLKIYPEYVIKKSLVRNLKIGYNVPTYVLEHLLGTYADLSDPRNIKGVENVEEILQKHFLRPDMAELVKMQLRDKGFFRVIDRIDAWLDIKQNEYVAGLQNLSIRNGVISDFLVKEHPKMLLGGMWAIIDLIYDHNTYPGRPFVVDKIHPIQLSNFIRDQFVERRKEFTTQEWIDLIIRSIGLEPKKMDERQKLFQLLRLVPLVEKNYNLVELGPRATGKSYIYREISPYSFLLSGGNTTVAQLFYNIATRKVGLVGEWDLIAFDEVAGIQFKDKQALQMLKDFMEAGSFARKVEVVAEAGIVFNGNINDDVQTLLKMSHLFEPFPVEMQDTALLDRIHAYLPGWEVEKLRADLFTDHFGFAIDYLSEVMRSLRGTSAVNVPDRHFNLGSQLNRRDEKAVRKTCSGLLKLLYPDGEYTKEGIESVLSFAIECRRRVKEQLKKLGGLEFWDTNFSYIDKESKKETYVSVNEGGSKALISQDPLPPGVVYTVSIAGGKTTLLKVESIVVPGSGKQNISGGGTPAKEALKTTVSCIASNQRKYLPSNSALKDYDIAVQLTPMIGSEVGDDITVAIFVSILSAIHRNTLKKGLGIIGDMTITGSLKTTLSFADRVTMLAENGARAVTIPLEQMGNLSSVSMDTISKIIPIPIAGPEDAFMRARLED; from the coding sequence GTGGAACTGGACGCCCTTGACCTGAAAGTGCTGAAGATATACCCCGAATACGTGATAAAGAAATCACTCGTGAGGAACCTCAAGATAGGCTACAACGTGCCCACATACGTCCTCGAGCACCTGCTTGGGACTTACGCCGACCTCTCAGACCCGAGGAATATTAAGGGCGTGGAAAACGTAGAAGAGATCCTCCAGAAACACTTCCTCCGGCCGGATATGGCAGAACTGGTCAAAATGCAGCTTCGTGACAAGGGTTTTTTCAGGGTGATCGACAGGATAGACGCCTGGCTTGACATAAAGCAGAACGAATACGTTGCCGGCCTCCAGAACCTGAGCATACGCAACGGAGTGATAAGCGACTTTCTGGTCAAGGAACACCCGAAGATGCTTCTGGGCGGAATGTGGGCGATAATCGATCTGATCTACGACCACAACACCTACCCGGGAAGACCCTTCGTGGTAGATAAGATACACCCAATACAGCTGAGCAACTTCATACGCGACCAGTTCGTGGAAAGGAGAAAGGAGTTCACCACACAGGAGTGGATAGACCTCATAATCCGCTCGATAGGCCTGGAGCCGAAGAAAATGGACGAGAGACAGAAGCTCTTTCAACTCCTCAGACTCGTCCCTCTGGTGGAGAAGAACTACAACCTCGTGGAGCTTGGACCCAGGGCTACGGGTAAATCGTACATCTACCGTGAAATCTCGCCGTACTCGTTCTTGCTATCCGGAGGCAATACGACCGTCGCACAGCTCTTCTACAACATAGCCACACGCAAGGTAGGGCTCGTGGGAGAGTGGGACCTTATAGCTTTTGATGAAGTCGCCGGCATACAGTTCAAGGACAAACAGGCGCTGCAGATGCTCAAAGACTTTATGGAGGCAGGCTCGTTCGCCAGAAAGGTGGAGGTAGTGGCCGAGGCCGGGATAGTCTTCAACGGGAATATAAACGACGATGTGCAGACGCTACTGAAGATGTCGCACCTCTTTGAGCCATTCCCCGTGGAGATGCAAGATACCGCCTTACTCGACAGGATACACGCCTACCTCCCAGGCTGGGAAGTGGAGAAACTGAGAGCGGACCTCTTCACCGACCACTTCGGATTTGCCATAGACTACCTCTCGGAAGTTATGAGATCCTTAAGGGGCACCTCTGCGGTAAACGTACCGGACAGACACTTCAATCTGGGGAGCCAGCTGAACAGGAGGGACGAGAAGGCGGTACGCAAGACCTGCTCGGGCCTTCTCAAACTCCTCTATCCCGACGGCGAGTACACGAAAGAGGGGATAGAGAGTGTTCTTTCCTTCGCCATAGAATGCAGGAGACGTGTAAAAGAACAGCTGAAGAAACTGGGAGGCCTCGAGTTCTGGGACACCAACTTCTCGTATATAGACAAAGAGAGCAAGAAAGAGACCTACGTGTCCGTAAACGAAGGCGGCAGCAAAGCTCTCATCTCTCAGGATCCTCTTCCTCCGGGGGTTGTTTATACCGTCTCGATAGCCGGTGGAAAGACCACGCTGCTGAAAGTCGAAAGTATCGTAGTACCGGGCTCGGGGAAGCAGAACATAAGCGGTGGCGGGACGCCTGCCAAAGAGGCGCTGAAGACAACGGTCTCCTGCATAGCCTCCAACCAGCGCAAGTACCTGCCATCCAACTCGGCTTTGAAAGACTATGACATAGCAGTACAGTTAACCCCTATGATAGGCAGTGAAGTGGGCGATGACATAACCGTCGCCATATTCGTCTCCATACTCTCGGCCATACACAGAAACACGCTGAAGAAGGGGCTGGGGATCATAGGGGATATGACTATAACCGGAAGCCTTAAGACCACACTGTCCTTCGCCGACAGGGTCACTATGCTCGCCGAGAACGGTGCAAGGGCAGTCACCATACCTCTGGAGCAGATGGGAAACCTGTCTAGCGTCTCGATGGACACGATCTCGAAAATCATCCCGATACCCATCGCCGGCCCGGAAGATGCCTTTATGCGCGCCAGGCTGGAGGATTGA